The Rubrobacter tropicus nucleotide sequence TCGGCCTCCCGCGCCCTCTCTACCGCGACCCGGGTCGCAGGAGCCGAGCAGCCAACGACGACCGGGGCCTTCCCGTCCGTGGCGGCGACGTAGCGCCCGGCGACGGCGGAGCGTTCGGCGTCGGTGAGCTTGTGGGCCTCGCCCATGATGCCGAGCGCCACGAGGCCGTCCACCCCGGAGTCCAGGTAGCGTTCGGTGAGGGCCTCAATACCTCCAGAGTCAACGTCCCCGGAGTCCGTGAACGGGGTAAGGGTGATGGGTAGGACGCCTTGGAGTGACATGGTGGGCAGTATACAGGCGCCTTTTTCCTCCCGCGGCCCCGATGGGCTACCATGACGGGCTTATGAGGCTGGCTTCGGCTGAGATCGGCGGCAACGAGGTGGCGTTCGCGGTGTGGGACGGCCGCGCCCTTCCGGTCGCCGAGGTCCCGGACCCGGACGGATGGCCCGCGGACCTTTTCTCCCTGATAGAGAGCGGCAGGCTGGGCGGGTTGCGTCGCAGGTGGGACGGGCTCTCGGAGAGAGAGCTCGAAGACCTCGCCGGACGGACCATACCGGCCGGGGACCTGTCCTACGCTCCCCCGTATCGTCGTCCGCGCAAGATCTGGGGCATAGGCCTCAACTACGCCGAGCACGCCGGCGACCTCGACGAGGTATCGCCTTCGGAAGAACCGGCCAGCTTCATGCGCCCGGACACGACGATCATCGGGCCGGGGGACGCGATACTCCTCCCGGAGCAATCCCAAAGGGTGACGGCAGAGGCGGAGCTCGCGGTCGTCATAGGGCGGGAGGCGAGGAACATCACCGAAGGGGAGGCCCCGGCGTTCGTCGCGGGCTTCACGACCGTGCTGGACATGACGGCGGAGGACATCCTGCGAAAGAACCCCCGCTACCTGACGCGGGCCAAGAGCTTCGACACTTTCTTCTCCTTCGGCCCCGAACTCGTGACGCCCGACGAGATAGACGACATAGGGGCCTTGGAGGTTGCCACGGTCCTGAACGGCGAGGTACTTCGCCGGAACACCGTCTCGAATATGACCTTCTCTCCGTGGTGGCTCGTCTCGTTCCACTCCCGGATCATGCGCCTCCTGCCGGGCGACGTGATCTCGACCGGAACGCCGGGGGCCGTGGTCGTACGGGAGGGTGACGTGGCCGAGTGCCGAATAACCGGATTCAAGCCGCTTGCCAATCCCGTCGCCCGGTAGCCGAGCCGAGGCGTCAATCTTGCGTAGGGTTCTATCTCAAACAAGATCAACGTCGACCTTCGGCTCTTCTCCTACCATCCTTGCCACCTACTCATGACGCGTCCGTATGTTGCCCCTGCGAGTGGGGGAAGGACCGCTCGTTGCGCAACCCGGGCGCCGCCCAAGAAAGCGCCACCAGGACCGCGATGAGGACCACGCATACCCGAAGCGGGACGTTCGCCGCGCCGACCACGCGCCTCGGGACGGATGTTCCTTCGTCTTCGGGGGCTCACCCGCCCCTCCACCGCACGGTGTCAATCACCTTCTGCGCCTCGGGCGCGTGTTCGTCGACCTCGTCGGCCGGGCCGCCGAAGCCAATAATCACCGTATCGCCCCCCACGTCCTCCAGGACGATCCCACGCACCTTTTCCTCCTTCGTGACGCCCAGGGCGGTTCCGTCGCTGAGCCTGAACTGGTCCACGCAGTCCGGGCCGCACGCGCCGACGCGGCGGCCCTCCGGCAGGGAGCCGACGACGATGTCGATCCGCCGGCCCTCGATCCCTCCCACCGTGACGGTCTCCGGGGCGGAGGTTCGCAGGTACGGGTGCCTTCGGAGCCAGCCGACCAGGTCATCGGGGGCCTCGACCACGTCGTAGCGCTCGTTGGGCTTGTAGACTTCCCGGGCCTTGAAGAACCGCAACCCAGTCTGTTCTCGGGCGAGGGCCAGGTCGTCCGGCTTCTCCGGTGGCAGGTGCGTCCAGCCCTCGCCGACCTCGAAGGAGAAGGCGGGCTCGAACTCCTCCGTTCGGTAGGCGCCGGGGTCGAGCTTTCGGGTTACGTCCGGCAGTGGTCGGGGCTTGGCTTTCTCGGGCGCCCCGCAGGCGCCAACCGCGAGGACACAGAAGGCCAACACCACCCCCAGCCTGAGGGCGTGCCGCGTTGCCGACCGGAGCATCCCGCGCGACCCTCTACCTCGCCGCCTATCCCGGTATGCCTTACGAAGGAGGCGCGTTCGAATCACGCCAGGCGATCCCCTCGGCTTCGGCCGCTGCGGCTTCCTCGACGTCGAGGACTGGTTCGACGCGGAACTGGAAGGCCGCGTAGATCGTGGTCGCCTTCTCGATTTCGGCCAAATCGTCGGTTTCCAGGACGGCGTATCCGCCGAACTCGCCGACGCGGACGAGGAACTGATGGAAGGTGATGGTCTCGGGTATCTCCCATCTCTGGAAGATGTCCAGGATCCGCTTCTGGGCGGCTTCGTGGTCGGCGGCCGATCCCCCGGGGCGCTCCCACCAAGTCATCACGTACTTCATATCGCGAGCCCCTTTCCCGCGCTCCTTGCCGGAGCGATTGCTTCCAGAGTAGCAAGGCCAGAAGGAGCCGGGCATCCACCAAATGAATGATGTTTGGTACTCTAGTAGCGAACTTTGAAGAACCCCCTCAGCGCGAAGTTCCGACAACGTTGATCTTGCACGCGGTCATACGAGCGAGGCACGCGGAGCGCGTGGTAGCTAGACTGTCACCATCTCGTCCATAGGCTCTACGTCCACAGTAGCGGTGAAGCGGATCCGTTGCTTGGGGGGGACGTCATATACACGGGGACCCCGGGGGCTGTCGAGATAAGGCCCGGTGATGTGGCCCAGTGCAGGATCGGCGGTTTCGAGTCGCTTGTAAACCCGGTAAGGAGGTAAGGGTGGATCTCGGCCTGGCAGGAAAGACGGCCCTTGTAACGGCTGCGAGCAAAGGGCTCGGGAGGGCGATAGCGACCGAGCTCGCCCGGGAAGGCGCCCGCGTCGTGATCTCCAGCCGCGACGAGGCGACGCTCGCCCGGACGGCGGAGGAGATCGGGGGCGAGACCGGGGCCGAGGTCGGATACCGGGCCGCGGATCTCACGAAGGGCTCGGACATCGAGGCCCTGGTGGCGCACGCCGTGGACCGCTTCGGCGGCATCGACATCCTCGTCAACAACACGGGCGGCCCGCCGACGGGCTTCTTCGCGGACCTGGACGACGAGGCGTGGGATTTGGCGTTCCGTCAGATCATACTGAGCCTCGTACGCTGCGTGCGGGGTGTGCTCCCCTCCATGCGCGAACGCGGCGGGGGCCGCATCGTCAACGTCGCCTCCTCCTCCGTAAAACAGCCCATAGACAACCTCCTCCTCTCCAACACGTTCCGCGCCGGCTTGAACGGTCTCGCCAAGAGCCTCTCCCTGGAGCTCGCCCCGGACGGCATCCTGGTCAACACTTTGGGCCCCGGCCGCATCCTCACCGGACGGACCGAATCCGTGGACGCCGGGCAGGCCGAGGCGCAGGGCGTCTCCGTCGGGGAGGTCCGCGAGCAGTTCGCCGCCCGGATACC carries:
- a CDS encoding DUF3303 domain-containing protein, yielding MKYVMTWWERPGGSAADHEAAQKRILDIFQRWEIPETITFHQFLVRVGEFGGYAVLETDDLAEIEKATTIYAAFQFRVEPVLDVEEAAAAEAEGIAWRDSNAPPS
- a CDS encoding fumarylacetoacetate hydrolase family protein; protein product: MRLASAEIGGNEVAFAVWDGRALPVAEVPDPDGWPADLFSLIESGRLGGLRRRWDGLSERELEDLAGRTIPAGDLSYAPPYRRPRKIWGIGLNYAEHAGDLDEVSPSEEPASFMRPDTTIIGPGDAILLPEQSQRVTAEAELAVVIGREARNITEGEAPAFVAGFTTVLDMTAEDILRKNPRYLTRAKSFDTFFSFGPELVTPDEIDDIGALEVATVLNGEVLRRNTVSNMTFSPWWLVSFHSRIMRLLPGDVISTGTPGAVVVREGDVAECRITGFKPLANPVAR
- a CDS encoding fumarylacetoacetate hydrolase family protein, with protein sequence MLGGDVIYTGTPGAVEIRPGDVAQCRIGGFESLVNPVRR
- a CDS encoding SDR family oxidoreductase; translated protein: MDLGLAGKTALVTAASKGLGRAIATELAREGARVVISSRDEATLARTAEEIGGETGAEVGYRAADLTKGSDIEALVAHAVDRFGGIDILVNNTGGPPTGFFADLDDEAWDLAFRQIILSLVRCVRGVLPSMRERGGGRIVNVASSSVKQPIDNLLLSNTFRAGLNGLAKSLSLELAPDGILVNTLGPGRILTGRTESVDAGQAEAQGVSVGEVREQFAARIPLGRYGTPEEFARVAAFLASPANGYVTGQAILVDGGMVRAL